A single window of Vanessa tameamea isolate UH-Manoa-2023 chromosome 5, ilVanTame1 primary haplotype, whole genome shotgun sequence DNA harbors:
- the Archease gene encoding protein archease-like, producing the protein MDEELGLNEDDFNIPPVKYEYLDHTADVQLHAWGDTLKEAFEQCGMAMFAYMTEMDYVQIKEVHTIEANADDLMGLLYHFLDELLFLFSVEPFLICKKLVITEFNTQEFRIVCKCFGEEFQIGRHPQGTEVKAITYSAMQIIDVPKDNKYEVFVIIDI; encoded by the exons ATGGATGAGGAACTAGGACTAAATGAGGATGATTTCAACATACCGCCGGTGAAGTATGAGT ATCTTGATCACACAGCTGATGTCCA ATTACATGCATGGGGCGATACTCTAAAGGAGGCCTTTGAACAATGTGGAATGGCAATGTTTGCATACATGACAGAGATGGACTATGTTCAGATCAAAGAAGTTCACACCATTGAAGCAAATGCTGATGACTTGATGGGCTTACTATATCATTTCCTTGATGAACTACTATTTCTATTTTCGGTTGAACCATTTCTTATTTGCAAGAAATTAGTTATAACAGAATTTAATACACAAGAATTTAGGATAGTTTGTAAGTGTTTTGGTGAGGAGTTTCAGATTGGTAGACATCCTCAAGGAACAGAGGTAAAGGCTATTACATATTCGGCTATGCAAATTATAGATGTACCTAAGGATAATAAATATGaagtttttgtaattattgacatttga
- the LOC113392437 gene encoding uncharacterized protein LOC113392437 — protein MDPIAVLQSRIEQLEAKLGINNNILVEGQQGDSATTNLLNAAQAMNNATAGHEKLSETRNVASELNNYTDPNLIENMQQNDMHMHEVLSAEPVIQHHCHCMHRCKQAAPVLESESIQQVPQMQTTVNKLHKAAAQVKAEADSVSHGIQELAETCGEAASSASEKLASVAQKVEQVEEKMFPKRRNGLD, from the exons atggatCCTATTGCAGTTTTGCAAAGTAGAATTGAGCAGTTAGAAGCCAAATtgggtataaataataatatccttgTTGAGGGACAACAAGGGGACTCTGCGACGACAAATCTACTTAATGCAGCGCAAGCAATGAACAATGCCACGGCAGGTCATGAGAAGCTTTCTGAGACCAGAAATGTAGCGAGTGAACTAAATAACTACACTGATCCCAACTTGATTGAGAAC ATGCAACAAAATGACATGCACATGCATGAAGTACTTTCAGCAGAGCCTGTTATCCAACATCATTGTCACTGTATGCATCGTTGTAAACag GCTGCTCCGGTTCTGGAATCAGAATCTATCCAGCAGGTGCCACAAATGCAGACAACTGTAAACAAACTGCACAAGGCGGCTGCTCAAGTTAAGGCAGAAGCTGATTCT GTATCTCATGGTATTCAAGAGCTGGCTGAGACATGTGGTGAGGCGGCATCATCTGCTTCAGAAAAATTGGCATCTGTTGCTCAAAAAGTAGAGCAAGTGGAAGAGAAGATGTTCCCTAAAAGAAGAAATGGTCTGGACTAA